In the Pseudomonas sp. DTU_2021_1001937_2_SI_NGA_ILE_001 genome, one interval contains:
- a CDS encoding aspartate-semialdehyde dehydrogenase — translation MLQPTLPLSVVPVTSQLDPAKRLPEIPPVVPTQPSGSDNSIDLRHDDAEQAALRLREEQERQQRQQRGEAPPEHDQEEGPLVVPGDSLNADNTVPVVPLIDNEPRQGLWVDVEV, via the coding sequence ATGCTGCAACCGACGCTTCCCCTGAGTGTGGTGCCCGTCACATCGCAGCTCGACCCTGCCAAGCGACTGCCCGAGATTCCGCCTGTGGTGCCGACCCAGCCGAGCGGCAGCGACAACAGCATCGACCTGCGCCATGACGATGCCGAACAGGCTGCCTTGCGATTGCGTGAGGAGCAGGAGCGCCAGCAACGCCAGCAGCGTGGCGAAGCCCCGCCCGAGCATGATCAGGAAGAGGGGCCGCTGGTGGTGCCAGGCGACTCGCTGAATGCCGACAACACCGTGCCGGTGGTGCCACTGATCGACAACGAGCCACGCCAGGGGCTGTGGGTGGACGTCGAGGTCTGA
- a CDS encoding MaoC family dehydratase: MTQVTNTPYEALEVGQTASYSKTVEERDIQLFAAMSGDHNPVHLDAEYAAKTMFKERIAHGMFSGALISAAVACELPGPGTIYIGQTMSFQKPVKLGDTLTVRLEILEKLPKFRVRIATRVFNQNDELVVDGEAEILAPRKQQVVELTELPQITFA, translated from the coding sequence ATGACCCAGGTCACCAACACGCCTTACGAAGCCCTCGAAGTCGGCCAGACCGCCAGCTACAGCAAAACCGTCGAAGAACGCGATATCCAGCTGTTCGCCGCCATGTCCGGTGACCACAACCCGGTCCATCTGGATGCCGAGTACGCCGCCAAGACCATGTTCAAGGAGCGCATCGCCCACGGCATGTTCAGCGGTGCGCTGATCAGCGCCGCCGTGGCCTGCGAGCTGCCTGGCCCAGGCACCATCTACATTGGCCAGACCATGAGCTTCCAGAAGCCGGTCAAGCTGGGCGACACCCTGACCGTGCGCCTGGAAATCCTTGAAAAGCTGCCCAAGTTCCGCGTGCGCATCGCCACCCGCGTGTTCAATCAGAACGATGAACTGGTCGTGGACGGCGAAGCCGAGATTCTCGCACCGCGCAAGCAGCAGGTCGTCGAGCTGACCGAACTGCCGCAGATCACCTTCGCCTGA
- a CDS encoding alpha/beta hydrolase — MQQHTFWLDTNDHTRIYVNAWLPSADPKALLMLCHGMAEHSERYARFAERLCAEGYGVYAHDQRGHGKTAAQGVAGHFASADGWSKVVGDLSNLAQAVSERHPGKPLFLMGHSMGSFIVQAWLMHHGASLQGAILCGSNYQPAKLYHVARLVARFERLRQGPEGRSALIEWLSFGRFNDGLGKTRTPFDWLSRDPQEVDKYIHDPLCGLRCTNQLWVDLLGGLVRISKPANLAQIDPSLPMLIIGGECDPVSAGKRLKDLAHVLCGVGHQALRLKLYPGARHELLNETNRDEVTRDVLDWLQQALERPRPPRAE; from the coding sequence ATGCAGCAGCACACCTTCTGGCTTGACACCAACGATCACACGCGGATCTACGTCAACGCCTGGTTGCCAAGCGCCGACCCCAAGGCGCTGCTCATGCTCTGCCACGGCATGGCCGAGCACAGCGAGCGCTATGCCCGCTTCGCCGAACGACTCTGCGCAGAGGGCTACGGCGTATACGCCCACGACCAGCGCGGGCATGGCAAGACCGCCGCGCAAGGCGTGGCCGGCCACTTCGCCAGCGCAGATGGCTGGAGCAAGGTGGTCGGTGACCTGTCGAACCTGGCCCAGGCCGTCAGCGAACGACACCCAGGCAAGCCACTGTTCCTCATGGGCCACAGCATGGGCAGCTTCATCGTCCAGGCCTGGCTGATGCACCACGGCGCCAGCCTGCAAGGCGCGATTCTCTGCGGCTCCAACTACCAGCCCGCCAAGCTGTATCACGTTGCCCGACTGGTCGCCCGGTTCGAACGTCTGCGCCAGGGCCCCGAAGGCCGCAGCGCGCTGATCGAGTGGCTGTCGTTCGGCCGTTTCAACGACGGCCTGGGCAAAACACGCACCCCCTTCGACTGGCTCAGCCGTGACCCACAGGAAGTCGACAAGTACATCCACGACCCGCTCTGCGGTCTGCGCTGCACCAACCAGCTGTGGGTCGACCTGCTCGGCGGGTTGGTCAGGATCAGCAAGCCGGCGAACCTGGCGCAGATCGATCCGAGTCTGCCGATGCTGATAATCGGCGGCGAATGTGATCCGGTCAGCGCCGGCAAGCGTCTCAAGGATCTGGCTCATGTGCTGTGCGGGGTTGGCCACCAGGCATTAAGGCTTAAACTCTACCCCGGTGCGCGGCACGAGCTGCTCAACGAGACCAATCGCGATGAAGTGACGCGCGATGTGCTCGACTGGCTGCAACAGGCCCTCGAGCGACCACGACCACCCCGGGCCGAATGA
- the hrpA gene encoding ATP-dependent RNA helicase HrpA — protein sequence MTAESPSIDQLLKNLDQAESRERHRLRRQLHELRKHPDEARLGQWLERFQASCARVEARRRSVPAIRYDDNLPIAAKRDEIKAALLKHQVLVIAGETGSGKTTQLPKICLEIGRGQHGLIGHTQPRRIAARSVASRVAEELGTPLGSLVGYQVRFEDQSDENTLVKLMTDGILLAETQNDRFLERYDTLIVDEAHERSLNIDFLLGYLKTLLPRRPDLKVIITSATIDLQRFSEHFNDAPIIEVSGRTFPVETWYRPLTSEQDEEGNSVEEDLTVDQAILATLDELAAHERSERKNPGDVLVFLPGEREIRDAAEVLRKAQLKHTEILPLYARLTPAEQQRIFQPHAGRRVVLATNVAETSLTVPGIRYVIDTGTARISRYSYRAKVQRLPIEAVSQASANQRKGRCGRVEPGICVRLYSEEDFLSRPEFTDPEILRTNLAAVILQMLHLRLGDISAFPFIEPPDGKAVSDGFNLLQELSAVNRENQLTPLGRQLARLPVDPRMGRMLLEAARLGSLQEVLIVASALSVQDVRERPPERQQAADQAHAQWKDADSDFAALVNLWRGFEEQRQALTSSPLRNWCRRNFLNYLRLREWRDAHRQLTLICRDLKLPINPEPADYPKFHKAILSGLLSQIGQKTEEGDYLGARQRRFWIHPSSGLGRKRPQWVMAGELVETTKLYARMVAKIDVDWIEPLAGHLVKKNHFEPHWEKKRGQVVAFEQITLYGLIVVGRRPVHYGPIDPPVSRELFIREGLVRGDINSRARCLSANARLLEQLDELEAKARRRDILADEETLYAFYEARLPAEIHQTATFDAWYRMGSQKDPQLLIMREEDVLAREAKEVTAAQYPDSLRLGELSLPLSYHFEPNHPRDGVTLRVPAPLLPSLPGERLEWLVPGLLEAKCIALVRNLPKAIRKNFVPVPDFVKAALQRISFGQGSLPQALGHELLRMTGARVPDEAWSEAAAQVESHLRMNLEVVDGSGKFLGEGRDLDVLNARFAEAGQAALAVPQGARSQQPVEAKGFAKVEEKTQQKVAGLSMTVYPALVEEGGTVKEGRFSTQAEAEYQHRRALQRLLLQQLGDTAKFLRGKLPGQTELALLYRELGRVESLVEDILLASLDSCVLEGETQLPRDGAGLASLAERKRGDWAEHAERLARLTLEILKLWHGLQKCFKGKIDLARAVALNDIKAQLGRLVYPGFVRETPAQWLKELPRYLKAIELRLEKLPAQLQKDRVWSIELGELWAQYQARADKHAQEGKRDAELSTWRWWLEEYRVSLFAQQLGTRIPVSDKRLSKQWSQVQG from the coding sequence ATGACCGCCGAATCGCCCTCCATCGACCAGCTGTTGAAAAACCTCGATCAAGCCGAAAGCCGCGAGCGTCATCGCCTGCGTCGGCAGTTGCACGAACTGCGCAAGCACCCCGACGAGGCCCGGCTGGGGCAGTGGCTGGAGCGTTTCCAGGCGTCCTGCGCGCGGGTCGAGGCACGTCGGCGCAGCGTGCCCGCCATCCGCTATGACGACAACCTGCCCATCGCCGCCAAACGTGATGAAATCAAGGCCGCCTTGCTCAAGCACCAAGTGCTGGTAATCGCCGGCGAGACCGGCTCGGGCAAGACCACCCAGTTGCCGAAGATCTGCCTGGAGATCGGCCGTGGCCAGCATGGCCTGATCGGCCATACCCAGCCGCGACGCATCGCGGCACGCAGCGTCGCCAGCCGGGTGGCCGAGGAGCTGGGCACGCCGCTGGGCTCGCTGGTCGGCTACCAGGTGCGTTTCGAGGACCAGAGCGACGAGAACACCCTGGTCAAGCTGATGACCGACGGCATCCTGCTCGCCGAGACGCAGAACGACCGCTTCCTGGAGCGCTACGACACCCTCATCGTCGACGAAGCCCACGAGCGCAGCCTGAACATCGATTTCCTGCTCGGCTACCTGAAGACCCTGCTGCCGCGCCGCCCGGACCTCAAGGTCATCATCACCTCGGCGACCATCGACCTGCAGCGCTTCTCCGAGCACTTCAACGACGCTCCGATCATCGAAGTGTCCGGGCGCACCTTCCCAGTCGAAACCTGGTACCGACCGCTGACCAGCGAGCAGGACGAAGAGGGTAACAGTGTCGAGGAAGACCTCACCGTCGACCAGGCGATCCTCGCCACCCTCGACGAACTGGCCGCCCATGAGCGCAGCGAGCGCAAGAACCCCGGCGACGTGCTGGTGTTCCTGCCCGGCGAGCGTGAGATTCGCGACGCCGCCGAGGTGCTGCGCAAGGCCCAGCTCAAGCACACCGAGATCCTGCCGCTGTACGCACGGCTGACCCCGGCCGAACAGCAGCGCATCTTCCAGCCGCATGCCGGGCGTCGCGTGGTACTGGCCACCAACGTTGCGGAAACCTCGCTGACCGTACCGGGCATTCGCTACGTGATCGACACCGGCACCGCGCGCATCAGCCGCTACAGCTACCGTGCCAAAGTCCAGCGCCTGCCCATCGAGGCGGTGTCGCAGGCCAGCGCCAACCAGCGCAAGGGCCGCTGCGGGCGGGTCGAGCCGGGTATCTGCGTGCGGCTGTACAGCGAAGAGGATTTTCTGTCGCGACCCGAATTCACCGACCCGGAGATTCTGCGCACCAACCTGGCGGCGGTGATCCTGCAGATGCTGCACCTGCGCCTGGGTGATATCAGTGCCTTTCCGTTCATCGAGCCGCCAGACGGCAAGGCGGTCAGCGACGGCTTCAACCTGTTGCAGGAGCTGTCGGCGGTCAACCGTGAGAACCAGCTCACCCCGTTGGGCCGCCAGCTGGCACGCCTGCCGGTGGACCCGCGCATGGGCCGCATGCTGCTCGAGGCTGCCAGGCTGGGCAGCCTGCAGGAAGTGCTGATCGTCGCCAGCGCGCTGTCGGTGCAGGACGTGCGCGAGCGGCCCCCAGAGCGCCAGCAGGCCGCCGACCAGGCGCACGCGCAATGGAAGGACGCCGACTCGGATTTCGCCGCGCTGGTCAACCTGTGGCGCGGTTTCGAAGAGCAGCGCCAGGCGCTAACCTCCAGCCCGCTGCGCAACTGGTGCCGCCGCAATTTCCTCAATTACCTGCGCTTGCGTGAATGGCGCGATGCGCACCGGCAGCTGACGCTGATCTGTCGCGACCTCAAGCTGCCGATCAACCCGGAGCCGGCCGATTACCCGAAATTCCACAAGGCGATCCTCTCCGGACTGCTCAGCCAGATCGGCCAGAAGACCGAAGAGGGCGACTACCTCGGCGCCCGCCAGCGGCGTTTCTGGATTCACCCGTCATCCGGCCTGGGCCGCAAGCGCCCGCAATGGGTGATGGCCGGTGAGCTGGTCGAAACCACCAAGCTGTATGCGCGCATGGTGGCGAAGATCGACGTCGACTGGATCGAGCCGCTGGCCGGGCACCTGGTGAAGAAGAACCACTTCGAACCGCACTGGGAGAAGAAGCGTGGCCAGGTCGTGGCGTTCGAGCAGATCACTCTGTACGGGCTGATCGTGGTCGGTCGCCGCCCGGTGCATTACGGGCCGATCGACCCGCCGGTGTCGCGTGAGCTGTTCATCCGCGAGGGCCTGGTGCGCGGCGACATCAACTCCCGTGCCCGCTGCCTGAGCGCCAACGCACGCCTGCTGGAGCAGCTCGACGAACTCGAAGCCAAGGCGCGGCGCCGCGATATTCTCGCCGACGAAGAAACCCTCTACGCCTTCTATGAAGCGCGCCTGCCCGCCGAAATCCACCAGACCGCGACCTTCGACGCCTGGTACCGCATGGGCAGCCAGAAGGACCCGCAGTTGCTGATCATGCGCGAGGAAGACGTGTTGGCCCGCGAGGCCAAGGAAGTCACCGCCGCGCAGTACCCCGACAGCCTGCGCCTGGGCGAACTGAGCCTGCCGCTGAGCTACCACTTCGAACCCAATCACCCGCGCGACGGTGTGACCCTGCGCGTGCCGGCGCCGCTGTTGCCGTCGTTGCCGGGTGAGCGTCTGGAGTGGCTGGTGCCGGGCCTGCTGGAGGCCAAGTGCATTGCCCTGGTGCGCAACCTGCCCAAGGCGATCCGCAAGAACTTCGTGCCGGTGCCGGACTTCGTCAAGGCGGCGTTGCAGCGCATCAGCTTCGGCCAGGGCTCCTTGCCTCAGGCGCTGGGTCACGAGCTGCTGCGCATGACCGGTGCGCGGGTGCCGGACGAAGCCTGGAGCGAGGCCGCCGCACAGGTCGAGAGCCACCTGCGCATGAACCTCGAAGTGGTCGATGGCAGCGGCAAGTTCCTCGGCGAAGGTCGTGACCTCGATGTCCTCAACGCACGCTTCGCCGAAGCCGGGCAGGCCGCCCTGGCCGTGCCGCAGGGCGCCAGGAGCCAGCAGCCGGTGGAGGCCAAGGGTTTTGCCAAGGTCGAGGAAAAGACCCAGCAGAAGGTCGCCGGGCTGTCGATGACCGTCTACCCGGCGCTGGTCGAGGAGGGCGGCACCGTCAAGGAGGGGCGCTTCTCGACTCAGGCCGAAGCCGAATACCAGCACCGGCGGGCCTTGCAGCGCCTGCTGTTGCAGCAACTGGGCGACACCGCCAAGTTCCTGCGCGGCAAGCTGCCGGGGCAGACCGAACTGGCGCTGCTGTATCGCGAACTGGGGCGGGTCGAGTCGCTGGTCGAAGACATCCTGCTGGCCAGCCTCGACAGCTGCGTGCTGGAAGGCGAGACGCAACTGCCCCGTGACGGCGCGGGCCTGGCGTCGCTGGCCGAGCGCAAGCGTGGCGACTGGGCGGAACATGCCGAGCGCCTGGCGCGCCTGACCCTGGAGATCCTCAAGCTGTGGCACGGCCTGCAGAAGTGCTTCAAGGGCAAGATCGACCTGGCCCGCGCCGTGGCGCTCAACGACATCAAGGCTCAGCTCGGCCGCCTGGTGTACCCAGGCTTCGTGCGCGAGACCCCGGCCCAGTGGCTCAAGGAATTGCCGCGCTACCTCAAGGCCATCGAACTGCGCCTGGAGAAGCTCCCGGCGCAGTTGCAGAAGGACCGGGTGTGGAGCATCGAGCTGGGCGAGCTTTGGGCGCAGTACCAGGCACGCGCCGACAAGCACGCCCAGGAGGGCAAGCGCGATGCCGAGCTGAGCACCTGGCGCTGGTGGCTGGAGGAATACCGCGTTTCGCTATTCGCTCAGCAATTGGGCACGCGCATTCCGGTGTCCGACAAACGGTTGAGCAAGCAGTGGAGCCAGGTGCAAGGCTGA
- the rapA gene encoding RNA polymerase-associated protein RapA, translating into MAQQYQPGQRWISDSEAELGLGTVLAQDGRLLTVLYPATGDTRQYALRNAPLTRVRFSPGDVITHFENWKMTVREVEDVDGLLVYHGFNGQNELVTLPETQLSNFIQFRLATDRLFAGQIDPLPWFALRYNTLEHTSRQLQSSLWGLGGVRAQPIAHQLHIAREVADRIAPRVLLADEVGLGKTIEAGLVIHRQLLSGRASRVLILVPENLQHQWLVEMRRRFNLQVTLFDSERFIESDASNPFEDTQLALVALEWLVEDEKAQDALFAAGWDLLVVDEAHHLVWHEEKASREYSLVEQLAEVIPGVLLLTATPEQLGQDSHFARLRLLDPHRFHDLAAFRTESEHYRPVAEAVQELLDQGRLSAAATETIRGFLGAEGESLISAVNASDADAKARMIRELLDRHGTGRVLFRNTRAAVQGFPERHLHPYPLPNPVEYMELPLGEHADLYPEVSFQAQTDTDEEHRWWRFDPRVEWLIDTLKMLKRVKVLVICAHAETAMDLEDALRVRSGIPATVFHEGMSILERDRAAAYFADEEFGAQVLICSEIGSEGRNFQFAHHLVLFDLPSHPDLLEQRIGRLDRIGQKHTIELHVPYLETSPQARLFQWYHEALNAFLNTCPTGNALQHQFGPRLLPLLEGGDDDQWQALIDEARAERERLESELHTGRDRLLELNSGGAGEGEALVEAILEQDDQFSLPIYMETLFDAFGIDSEDHSENALILKPSEKMLDASFPLGDEEGVTITYDRNQALSREDMQFVTWEHPMVQGGMDLVLSGSMGNTAVALIKNKALKPGTVLLELIYVSEVVAPRALQLGRYLPPAALRCLLDANGNDLSGRVSFNTLNDQLESVPKASANKFIQAQRDVLTPKINAGEAKVAPRHAERVAEAQRRLAADTEEELARLTALRAVNPTVRESELEALRELREKGLAMLDKAALRLEAIRVLVAG; encoded by the coding sequence ATGGCGCAGCAGTATCAACCGGGGCAACGCTGGATCAGCGACAGCGAAGCCGAGCTCGGACTAGGCACCGTTCTGGCACAGGATGGCCGCTTACTCACCGTGCTCTATCCGGCCACTGGCGACACCCGCCAGTATGCTCTGCGCAACGCACCGCTGACCCGCGTGCGCTTCTCGCCGGGTGACGTCATCACCCACTTCGAGAACTGGAAGATGACCGTGCGCGAGGTCGAAGACGTCGACGGCCTGCTGGTCTACCACGGCTTCAATGGCCAGAACGAACTGGTCACCCTGCCGGAAACCCAGCTGTCCAACTTCATCCAGTTCCGCCTGGCCACCGACCGCCTGTTCGCCGGGCAGATCGATCCCCTGCCCTGGTTCGCCCTGCGCTACAACACCCTCGAACACACCAGCCGCCAGCTGCAGTCGTCGCTCTGGGGCCTGGGTGGCGTACGCGCCCAACCCATCGCTCACCAGCTGCACATCGCCCGCGAAGTGGCCGACCGCATTGCACCGCGGGTTCTGCTGGCCGACGAAGTGGGCCTGGGCAAGACCATCGAAGCCGGCCTGGTGATCCACCGCCAGCTGCTCTCCGGCCGCGCCAGCCGGGTGCTGATCCTGGTACCGGAAAACCTCCAGCATCAATGGCTGGTGGAAATGCGCCGGCGCTTCAATCTGCAGGTCACGCTGTTCGACAGCGAGCGCTTCATCGAAAGCGATGCCAGCAACCCCTTCGAAGACACCCAGCTGGCCCTGGTGGCCCTGGAGTGGCTGGTCGAGGACGAAAAGGCCCAGGACGCGCTGTTCGCCGCCGGCTGGGACCTGCTGGTGGTCGACGAGGCCCACCACCTGGTGTGGCATGAAGAAAAGGCCAGCCGCGAGTACTCGCTGGTCGAACAGCTGGCCGAAGTGATTCCGGGCGTGCTGCTGCTCACCGCCACGCCGGAACAGCTCGGCCAGGACAGCCACTTCGCCCGCCTGCGCCTGCTCGACCCGCACCGCTTCCATGACCTGGCCGCGTTCCGCACCGAGAGCGAGCACTACCGCCCGGTGGCCGAAGCCGTGCAAGAGCTGCTCGACCAGGGGCGCCTGTCTGCCGCCGCCACCGAAACCATTCGCGGCTTTCTGGGTGCCGAAGGCGAAAGCCTGATCAGCGCCGTGAATGCCAGCGATGCCGATGCCAAGGCACGGATGATCCGCGAACTGCTCGACCGCCATGGCACCGGCCGTGTGCTGTTCCGCAACACCCGCGCCGCCGTACAGGGCTTCCCGGAGCGCCACCTGCACCCCTACCCGCTGCCCAACCCGGTGGAGTACATGGAGCTGCCGCTGGGCGAGCACGCCGACCTCTACCCGGAAGTCAGCTTCCAGGCCCAGACCGACACCGACGAAGAACATCGCTGGTGGCGCTTCGACCCCCGTGTCGAATGGCTGATCGATACCCTGAAGATGCTCAAGCGCGTCAAGGTCCTGGTGATCTGCGCCCACGCCGAGACCGCCATGGACCTGGAGGACGCCCTGCGCGTGCGCTCCGGCATTCCGGCCACGGTGTTCCATGAAGGCATGAGCATCCTGGAACGCGACCGCGCCGCCGCCTACTTCGCCGATGAAGAGTTCGGCGCCCAGGTGCTGATCTGCTCGGAAATCGGCAGCGAAGGCCGCAACTTCCAGTTCGCCCATCATCTGGTGCTGTTCGACCTGCCGTCTCACCCAGACCTGCTGGAACAGCGTATCGGTCGTCTGGACCGCATCGGCCAGAAGCACACCATCGAGCTGCACGTGCCGTACTTGGAAACCAGCCCGCAAGCACGGCTGTTCCAGTGGTACCACGAGGCGCTCAACGCCTTCCTCAATACCTGCCCGACTGGCAACGCCCTGCAACACCAGTTCGGCCCTCGCCTGCTGCCGCTGCTCGAAGGCGGCGACGACGACCAGTGGCAGGCGCTGATCGACGAGGCGCGCGCAGAGCGTGAGCGTCTGGAAAGCGAGTTGCACACCGGCCGTGACCGCCTGCTGGAACTCAACTCCGGCGGCGCCGGTGAAGGCGAGGCACTGGTGGAAGCGATCCTCGAACAGGACGACCAGTTCAGCCTGCCTATCTATATGGAAACCCTGTTCGACGCCTTCGGCATCGACAGCGAGGACCATTCGGAAAACGCACTGATCCTCAAGCCCAGCGAAAAGATGCTCGACGCCAGCTTCCCGCTCGGCGACGAGGAAGGCGTGACCATCACCTACGACCGCAACCAGGCGCTGAGCCGCGAAGACATGCAGTTCGTCACCTGGGAACACCCCATGGTGCAGGGTGGCATGGACCTGGTGCTGTCCGGCTCGATGGGCAACACCGCCGTGGCGTTGATCAAGAACAAGGCCCTCAAGCCCGGCACCGTGCTGCTCGAGCTGATCTACGTCAGTGAAGTGGTCGCGCCCCGCGCCCTGCAGCTGGGCCGCTACCTGCCGCCTGCGGCACTGCGCTGCCTGCTCGACGCCAACGGCAACGACCTGTCCGGCCGGGTGTCCTTCAACACCCTCAACGATCAGCTGGAAAGCGTACCGAAGGCCAGCGCCAACAAGTTCATCCAGGCCCAGCGCGATGTGCTGACGCCGAAGATCAACGCCGGCGAAGCCAAGGTCGCGCCACGCCATGCCGAACGCGTGGCCGAGGCCCAGCGTCGCCTGGCGGCGGATACCGAGGAAGAACTGGCCCGCCTGACCGCCTTGCGCGCCGTCAACCCGACCGTGCGCGAGAGCGAGCTGGAAGCCTTGCGTGAGCTGCGCGAGAAAGGCCTGGCCATGCTCGACAAGGCAGCGCTGCGCCTGGAAGCGATCCGGGTGCTGGTGGCCGGCTGA
- the fadD1 gene encoding long-chain-fatty-acid--CoA ligase FadD1, whose amino-acid sequence MIENFWKDKYPDGIASEIDPDEHPNVQTVLKQSCQRYADKPAFSNLGKTLTYGELYELSGAFAAWIQQHTDLKPGDRIAVQLPNVLQYPVAVFGAMRAGLIVVNTNPLYTAREMEHQFNDSGAKALLCLANMAHLAEKVVPKTQVRHVIVTEVGDLLPTFKRLLVNAVIKYVKKMVPAYHLPQALRFNDVLAMGRGRSINEASPAADDVAVLQYTGGTTGVAKGAMLTHRNLIANMLQCRALMGSNLGEGCEIIITPLPLYHIYAFTFHCMAMMHCGNHNILISNPRDLPAMVKELSKWKFSGFVGLNTLFVALCNNQDFRNLDFSALKVTLSGGMALQQAVAERWKEVTHCAICEGYGMTETSPVATVNPSQKNQMGTIGIPVPSTLCKVIDDAGNELPFGEIGELCIKGPQVMKGYWQRAEATAEILDGEGWLKTGDIAIIQPDGYLRIVDRKKDMILISGFNVYPNELEDVLATLPGVLQSAAIGVPDEKSGESIKVFVVVKPGMTLTKEQVMEHMRANLTGYKVPRSVEFRDALPTTNVGKILRRELRDEELKKLGVKK is encoded by the coding sequence ATGATCGAAAACTTCTGGAAGGACAAGTACCCGGACGGCATCGCCTCCGAGATCGATCCTGACGAGCATCCGAACGTCCAGACGGTGCTCAAGCAATCCTGCCAGCGCTACGCCGACAAACCGGCGTTCAGCAACCTCGGCAAGACCCTCACCTACGGCGAGCTGTACGAGCTTTCCGGCGCCTTCGCCGCCTGGATCCAACAGCACACAGACCTCAAGCCCGGCGACCGCATCGCCGTGCAGTTGCCCAACGTCCTGCAGTACCCGGTGGCGGTGTTCGGTGCCATGCGCGCAGGACTGATCGTGGTCAACACCAACCCGCTGTACACCGCGCGGGAAATGGAACACCAGTTCAACGACTCCGGCGCCAAGGCCCTGCTGTGCCTGGCCAACATGGCGCACCTGGCCGAAAAGGTGGTGCCCAAGACCCAGGTTCGCCATGTCATCGTCACCGAAGTGGGCGACCTGCTGCCGACCTTCAAGCGTCTGCTGGTCAATGCGGTCATCAAGTACGTGAAGAAGATGGTGCCGGCCTATCACCTGCCACAGGCGCTGCGTTTCAACGACGTCCTGGCCATGGGGCGCGGCCGTTCGATCAACGAAGCGTCGCCGGCGGCCGACGACGTGGCGGTGCTGCAATACACCGGCGGCACCACCGGGGTCGCCAAGGGCGCGATGCTCACCCACCGCAACCTGATCGCCAACATGCTGCAGTGCCGCGCGCTGATGGGCTCGAACCTCGGCGAGGGCTGCGAGATCATCATCACCCCGCTGCCGCTGTACCACATCTATGCCTTCACCTTCCATTGCATGGCGATGATGCACTGCGGCAACCACAACATCCTGATCAGCAACCCGCGCGACCTGCCGGCAATGGTCAAGGAGCTGTCGAAGTGGAAGTTCAGCGGCTTCGTGGGGCTCAACACCCTGTTCGTTGCGCTGTGCAACAACCAGGACTTCCGTAACCTCGACTTCTCCGCGCTGAAGGTCACGCTGTCTGGCGGCATGGCCTTGCAGCAGGCCGTGGCAGAGCGCTGGAAGGAAGTCACCCACTGCGCGATCTGCGAAGGCTATGGCATGACCGAGACCAGCCCGGTGGCCACCGTCAACCCTTCGCAGAAGAACCAGATGGGCACCATCGGCATTCCGGTGCCGTCTACCCTGTGCAAGGTCATCGACGACGCCGGCAACGAGCTGCCGTTCGGCGAAATCGGCGAGCTGTGCATCAAGGGCCCGCAGGTGATGAAGGGCTACTGGCAGCGCGCCGAGGCCACGGCGGAAATCCTCGATGGCGAAGGCTGGCTGAAAACCGGTGACATCGCGATCATCCAGCCCGATGGCTACCTGCGTATCGTCGACCGCAAGAAGGACATGATCCTGATCTCCGGTTTCAACGTATACCCCAACGAGCTGGAAGACGTGCTGGCGACCCTGCCGGGTGTGCTGCAGAGCGCGGCCATCGGCGTACCGGACGAGAAGTCTGGCGAGTCGATCAAGGTCTTCGTGGTGGTCAAGCCGGGCATGACCCTGACCAAGGAGCAGGTGATGGAGCACATGCGTGCCAACCTGACCGGCTACAAGGTGCCGCGCAGCGTCGAGTTCCGCGACGCGCTGCCCACCACCAACGTCGGCAAGATCCTGCGTCGCGAACTGCGTGACGAAGAGCTCAAGAAGCTGGGCGTGAAGAAGTAA